The segment ACTGATCGAAAAGCAGCCCAAGCCCACAATCAATATATGGTGACGACCGAACTGGTCACGACAACCGGATAATCGCGCAGTTTGCGCCACATGGTACGTGCCGGATAGGCATTGAGTCTGGTTTCCGTTATCCCCGAAAGACCATCAGCCACCATCAGACTGTCAAAGAAATCCGGGGCCAGTTCCATCTGCGCCGGGCTTGTCATGACGGTGACGCCATCGGTGGTGAAGGCGGAATAGAAACAAAGACGGCACGCGCGTTCGACCGGAAGCCAGGCATCGGGCGTCATGACCGCGACCAGAACCCCCATGACCGATCCCGAAACACCGTGCAAAAGGCGCGTCACCGGAATGAAAGGCACGCCCGATTGCTGTCCGGTTACCGGTGTGCCAATCCTGATATCGTCGCTGTCGGCGGCAATGGTCTGACTGAAATAGTCACGATCGGACAGGTCAAGATCGGCGGCGGGATGGCGGGTGGTATCGAAGCGCAAAATTCCCCTGGCATCGATGAATAACAAGGCGCGAACTGCGGAAACCTGTTCGGTAAAACGTTTCAGACTGCCTTGCAGCACGACTTCGTTCATGCTGCCGTCATTGCGCAGAAGATCGGCCGAACGACGCATCAAACCATCCGTCTGGTTCAGGATGTTTTCAACATGGGTCGCCATCAGAAGAACGTTTTCTTCGAGCGAGATGTTTGCCGTATCGGCAGCGGCCTGCCCCGGTGCCCAAAACAGGCAAAGCAGGATAACCAGCCATTTCTTCATCATGTCCCCCGCGCTGTGCGACATTACAGCTACCCAAATTCGGACATTCTGTAAATGAAACAACAGCGCGGCGGCTTCCGCAATATCTAATATTCGGCGGTTTTTAACGACGAAGGGCCGGGTCAAGGCGGCTGTCGTCAACCGGATCGCCCCAGACATTGGTGCAGGGCAAAACACCGGCCCAGACTGGCAGACCATAATCTTCCTCGTCATCGACCGGATCACCGGTGCGGACCTTGGCCGATACCTCGTTCAGATCAAAACCAAGGAACATGGTCGCCTTGAGCTCCTGCTCATTGGGATGACGGATCTGATCCCAGCGGCCTTTGGACAGCTTTTCGACAAACAGCCGGGAATGTTCCATTTTGCCTTCCGGGTCGGTTACGATTTCGCCCTTGCCGTAAATCACGACCGAACGGTAATTGGCCGAGTGATGAAAGGCCGAACGCGCCATCACCAGACCGTCCAGATGCGTAATGCACAGGCAGGCTTCCTCGCCATTGGCGATAGCGGCCAGAATGCGGTTCTTCGATGCACCATGGATATAAATCCGTTCCCCCACGCGCCAATGCGCCGTCGGGATCATTGAGGGACGGCCATTCACGATGGTGCCAACATGACAGATCAGGGCATCATCAATGATACCATGCACAAGTTTTCGGTCGTAACTGGCACGTTTGGGACCACGCACCACTTTGGTTGCGGGATGAACTTCGTATTGTGCCGGAAGTGCGGTGGTATCTGACATTTTCTTTGTTCTCTGTAGCTTCTGGTGACGCAAGGGGCTGACGTCATCATCGACAGAATTGGACTTTATCACAGGTCCGTTATAAGAATTTTGACAGAACCAATTTCAACATCATCCGTCACCGATTGGCCAAGATGCGCAGCGACTACACCTGGATTTATCCCAGCCATACCGCCAAAGCCGACAATGCGAAGGAAGACAGTGCCTATCGCCGTCTTTATCTTGGCATCCGCCAGGCCATTCTGGACGGGCGGTTACATCCGGGCGAGAAGCTGCCCGCCAGTCGTGACCTGGCCAAAAGCCTTGGCGTTTCACGCAATACGGTGGTGACCAGTTTCGATTTGCTGATATCCGAGGGCTATCTCGAAACCCGGATCGGTGCCGGAAGCTTCGTTGCCAGCAGCCTGCCCGACCGGGAAATGACGGCAACCATCCTGCCCGCATCAACAGATCAGGGCAGCAAAACAGCAAACCTTCCACG is part of the Thalassospira lucentensis genome and harbors:
- a CDS encoding pyridoxamine 5'-phosphate oxidase family protein, which produces MSDTTALPAQYEVHPATKVVRGPKRASYDRKLVHGIIDDALICHVGTIVNGRPSMIPTAHWRVGERIYIHGASKNRILAAIANGEEACLCITHLDGLVMARSAFHHSANYRSVVIYGKGEIVTDPEGKMEHSRLFVEKLSKGRWDQIRHPNEQELKATMFLGFDLNEVSAKVRTGDPVDDEEDYGLPVWAGVLPCTNVWGDPVDDSRLDPALRR